The Streptomyces sp. NBC_01353 genome contains a region encoding:
- a CDS encoding methyltransferase domain-containing protein produces MTTQLTEPALAWRADPYAEALRSGRGPLYLRRGDGWLLPLEVERWCAEPDAADATVLDRCDGPVLDIGCGPGRLVTALAARGHRALGVDVTPEAVARTVRAGGSALCRSVFDPLPREGRWDTVLLIDGNIGIGGDPAALLRRAARLASPTGSLLVEVATTEVDERVEVHVDDGHGGRGAPFRWARLGTRALCAEAPEAGWTRALTWQTAGRSFVGLRR; encoded by the coding sequence ATGACCACTCAGCTGACCGAGCCCGCCCTCGCCTGGCGTGCCGACCCGTACGCCGAGGCGCTCCGCTCCGGCCGGGGCCCGCTCTACCTGCGCCGAGGCGACGGCTGGCTGCTGCCCCTGGAGGTCGAGCGATGGTGCGCCGAACCCGACGCGGCCGACGCCACCGTCCTCGACCGCTGCGACGGCCCTGTCCTGGACATCGGCTGCGGACCCGGCCGCCTCGTCACCGCCCTCGCCGCACGCGGACACCGCGCTCTGGGTGTGGATGTCACCCCGGAAGCGGTGGCCCGCACGGTCCGCGCGGGAGGCAGCGCCCTGTGCAGATCGGTCTTCGATCCCCTGCCTCGTGAGGGCCGCTGGGACACCGTGCTGCTCATCGACGGCAACATCGGCATCGGAGGCGATCCGGCCGCCCTGCTGCGCCGCGCCGCGCGACTGGCCTCACCGACCGGCTCCCTGCTGGTCGAGGTGGCCACCACCGAGGTCGACGAACGCGTCGAGGTCCACGTCGACGACGGCCACGGCGGCCGCGGAGCGCCCTTCCGGTGGGCCCGGCTCGGCACTCGGGCCCTGTGCGCCGAGGCCCCGGAGGCCGGCTGGACCCGCGCCCTCACCTGGCAGACCGCGGGCCGCAGCTTCGTGGGCCTACGCCGCTGA
- a CDS encoding glycosyltransferase family 2 protein — MTSSACAPPRADLVLPCLDEAEALPWVLGRVPAGWRAIVVDNGSTDGSAEIARSLGATVVHESRRGFGAACHAGLLAARADLVCFCDCDASMDPGLLAPMAARVASGEADLLLGRRRPQGFGAWPAHARAGNLALVRMLRHRTGLRLHDLGPMRVARREALLGLELTDRRSGYPLQMVVRAADEGWRVSETDVPYLPRSGKSKVTGTWRGTWHAVRDMRRVLAEPPGTRSVAAGEVSV, encoded by the coding sequence GTGACTTCATCTGCTTGCGCACCGCCCCGCGCGGACCTCGTGCTGCCGTGCCTCGACGAGGCCGAAGCCCTCCCCTGGGTGTTGGGGCGCGTGCCCGCCGGATGGCGGGCCATCGTCGTCGACAACGGGTCGACCGACGGCTCCGCGGAGATCGCCCGAAGTCTCGGGGCGACCGTCGTGCACGAGAGCCGACGTGGTTTCGGTGCGGCCTGTCACGCCGGGCTGCTCGCGGCGCGGGCCGACTTGGTCTGCTTCTGCGACTGCGACGCCTCCATGGACCCGGGGCTGCTCGCCCCGATGGCCGCACGGGTGGCGTCGGGTGAGGCCGACCTGCTGCTCGGCCGCCGCCGCCCGCAGGGCTTCGGCGCATGGCCCGCGCACGCCCGCGCCGGGAACCTGGCCCTCGTACGGATGCTGCGCCACCGCACCGGCCTGCGGCTCCACGACCTCGGCCCGATGCGGGTGGCGCGCCGGGAGGCGCTGCTCGGGCTGGAGCTGACCGACCGGCGCAGTGGCTATCCGCTCCAAATGGTGGTGCGCGCCGCGGACGAGGGCTGGCGGGTCTCCGAGACGGACGTCCCATACCTGCCCCGCTCCGGGAAGTCCAAGGTCACCGGGACCTGGCGGGGCACCTGGCACGCCGTCCGCGACATGCGCCGGGTCCTGGCCGAGCCGCCCGGCACACGGTCCGTCGCGGCCGGGGAGGTCTCCGTATGA
- a CDS encoding TIGR04282 family arsenosugar biosynthesis glycosyltransferase, with protein sequence MSTLLVIAKAPVAGRVKTRLTPHFTPQQAADLARAALEDTLAAVLATPAGHRVLVLDGRPGSWVPEGIEVVPQTAGGLDVRLAAAFSHVDGPALLIGMDTPQVTPDLLAQGLDFSETDAWFGPADDGGFWALGLAEPDPALLLGVPMSVARTGREQRRRLTASGRAVRDLPELCDVDTPADAAQVAAAIPGTRFATLHGGLCAVTR encoded by the coding sequence ATGAGCACCCTCCTCGTCATCGCCAAGGCGCCGGTTGCGGGTCGGGTCAAGACGCGCCTCACCCCGCACTTCACCCCGCAGCAGGCGGCCGATCTGGCACGCGCCGCACTCGAGGACACCCTTGCAGCCGTGCTCGCCACTCCGGCCGGGCACCGCGTCCTGGTGCTCGACGGGCGACCAGGGTCCTGGGTGCCCGAGGGCATCGAAGTCGTTCCGCAGACCGCGGGCGGCCTCGACGTCCGACTGGCCGCGGCCTTCTCCCACGTCGACGGACCCGCCCTGCTCATCGGCATGGACACGCCCCAGGTCACCCCGGATCTCCTCGCCCAGGGCCTCGACTTCAGCGAGACCGACGCCTGGTTCGGTCCCGCCGACGACGGCGGGTTCTGGGCGCTCGGCCTGGCCGAGCCCGACCCGGCGCTGCTCCTCGGTGTCCCCATGTCGGTGGCTCGCACCGGGCGGGAGCAACGCCGACGGCTGACCGCGTCCGGGCGCGCGGTACGGGACCTGCCCGAGCTGTGCGACGTGGACACCCCGGCCGACGCGGCACAGGTCGCGGCCGCCATACCCGGCACACGCTTCGCCACCCTCCACGGTGGCCTCTGCGCGGTGACGCGATGA